CTTGCACTCATAAACTGAACCCAGTTCAGGTGGCAAGGGTAAACCTTAATAACATTGAGGAGCTGCAGAGTCACTGAATTATGTATCTTCACTTTTCCTTCATTTCCTATCCATTATGTTGAGATAAACAAATAAAAGCTttctatacaaaagaaaaaaaaataaacattatttgagGAAATCCACTATAACCAATGACAACATTTGATATTCACAATAGATGATGACTAATGTAGCATGATAAGTTCTCAAAAGCTCCCCCACCATCTGAATGCTGCTATCACCATCAGGACTCGGGTCAAGAGCTCGGATCTTCCCCTCCACCCTACCCCATCACCAAAAACACTTGAGATGATCATTGGCAATGATGATGAGTTGATGAGAACTGACAAACAAAAAAATTTGCCCAGCAAATCATTAAGGTGACACAAAGGCTTTGACACGAACATGCCCAATGTCAGATGGACACCAGAAACCTACAAGAATACAGAGGAAGTAACAGAAGTAATTATCCTGGCTCCTGCTTCGATACCTATCCTAACTTCACGCACCATGCTTAGTGAAGGACATAAAACCTTCAGACCAAGTGTTTCATCCACAAAGCAGTGGGACCTCTCACTTGGTTTAGGTCATCAGTTACGATGGTTTACCAGGGTGTGGCGCTCAAGTTAACATGTAAAAGGAGAGGAGCTAATGGGCCACTCTATAAGAATACCAATAATCGAGTAGGATGTTAAACTTATCTGACACCTTCATACACCTCGATCCTGGTACTCCTTTTTGTCCTTTATCTACCAAGAGGGTCTTTTTGTTCTCAATCTTTCATTTCTCCTTACCACCCTCACCCTGTAGTATTACTACCTTCTTTACTACTCCTCCTTTATAAAATACTTGTTTTCTTGCTGCCCGAATCAATAAACTCTTCTGCGTTTACAAATGAATTTATGAAGGATTTTCTTAAATATTACTAAAATAAGTATAAGTGAACTTCAGAAACGTTCAATAAAGGACAagttagaaatatataaatttacatgccTATAATATTGAACATATTTTTAACCCGACCAAAGGTAGCCTACAAATCATGTTATTGATGGACTAAAATTGAAGATCTAATCAGCTGTAATGGATTGATATCGTACCATAGATGGGTAAATAATCACTAAAGCAAGCTTCGTTTTTTGACGTGATATTTTTCCTATGTTCTTTGGCGTGATATATTAAAACTAAATGATCAATTATAGGCAAAGTCATAAAtgtaggtggtgatgatgatgatgtgagatTGACCCACAATAGGGCTGACCACGGGCTCTAaggcgttggcagcccgtaagaggaaCAATCGCTGGATTAAATTTGTAGAGAGAGACTACACGTGCTGCTTTGGCACGGGCACAAAGGACTGACAAGAGGATGACGAGATGAAGCAGCAATGACGACCAGGAGGGAGTCCGAAGCAGGAGTCAGGGGTGCTGCAAGGCAGGTCTTACCGTCACCCCAAACCGATCCTTTTCGATCCTGGGCGACGTCCAATTAGGGAGTACGTAGTTGAGAGTTAGGTAAGGGTACTTGAGATATAAGTACATAAGTTCTAAGTGAATAATCGATTCAGAATCGTTAAGCTCAATAAAAATGTATGTTAGATAAGATAACACCATTTCATTGGGTGGTAAAGGTAAAACATGAGACGGAATAGTGGAGTCATGACTTTGGCCGGAATGGGACTCAAACGCAACGCACAAACTAAATATAATGAATGAAGCAGTTCTGCTacaagaataaacaaataaatcaccTAACTTCCATATTCAGTTCTAgaaacatataatattttatatgaagatGTATGGTAATAGTAATTCAAAACATTGAAATTCATTAATCAAATCGCACTGTCCGTCTACAACAAATTCACATAAACGAGGTCAATCATTTCAAACGAGTAGTTataacagtttacataattatcCATTAGTGACTCATAAACATACGCCTTGGGCCTAATAACCTATACTTAATTATCTTGATCTAATATCGTCCGACACAATATATAAAATCTCTCACACATTCCAATTAATCTTCCCTCAACCAAACGTTCTAATCCTCTCGTCCCTTTTACTTTTACCAAAAAAACTTCAAATgcataataaataaatcattatcttAATATAGTTAACATTTATCACAATCTCATTGACAAGTTGGAGGTTATGGTCAGACCAGAGACAAATTGCCATGTATAGTGTACATGACGCTTGTCTTAACTGTTTACTCTTTCTATTTGTAATGAGAGAACGCAACAAAGGTTGATAATCAACaaggtttaaaggacgttcattaatggcagaggcaagggacagtgacaatgccatagagactgaccatacatacatatgatcagcgcccaagccattcTTCCTCCAAACATGGACCATTGAgtgctaggcaatgactgctgatgaatcagcaagtagacttataggctaccctAAACCTTGATCACActgatggcgaggttacagacactaaagaaactatataGCTTgggcgggtctcgaacccgagtctggcagaacgCAATGCAGGGACGTTTTATTAGGCTACAAAGTGGAAACTACCTGAGGAAGACCAGAGGGATGTGGACATTGTGACGTAACATGAACTGCTCTTCTGTGACGCTACAGTGACTTCTGCCAGATTGGTACAATGCCAATTAACTATGACAACGATTTCAGATTATTTCTGTCGCATAACATACCAAAATATCTTACAAACAACACTAGGCCTTTGTGATTGTATACAAAATCTAAAAAGACAATACAAAGAAACACAAACATCGGTATATGTGATGGGACACAATTCTTTTTAAATgcaaagaaaaaaggagaaattgTTAATACCAAGACAGGCTGAAAGTTTTATATGGGGATACTCAGAGGACATTATGTATATAAAACACTTTGAATTTTTAATACCATTTCCTTTCAGGATCTTTAAGGTGACTTGAGAAATTATTTCTCAGATGATGTTtatgaaaataattcataaaaacagTATTACGTTAGGTATACTGACAACGTGACTTAAAAAGTTATTCTTTACAAAAGGAATGAAATCTGTTCTTTGAAAAAAAACCAATAGCGCACAAAAATTCATGTTGGAAATATATTTAATACAATATCTTATTAGTATTAGTAGGGTAACAATATCAtataaaagagatatttattttgctttcagttttctaaaaacaaatattaCAACTACCACAATGTTTAAACACATGGATAATAACGTTGAGCAAACAATAAGATAATCTAGAATAGATTTCACGGGAATGAGTTGATCCGATAAGAAATCCGAAGAATGACTATTAACATTACTTAGTTCATAGTTATAATCTATGTAATCAACCACAAAGTCCCATCTGTATGAATTAATCTTTTGAGTCATGGAAGTCGGATCAAGGAAGATTGATAAAGGTGATAAAGGTGAttcatatttattgaaaaaaaaaaaaaaaacctggtgtgCGTCCTATCCGTAATAGTTGGAGAATTTCTATTAGCAAAAAGCTGATAATGTACGAGTAAATAAATTTAATAGCATTTTCAATGAAATAAACACTAGTTGTTCACAAAAAAGAACTTAGGGCACATACCAAAAAGGTTATTCTCAAACAAGTGAATATACAGATAAATTTATTTCGATTGACTAAAATGTATATCTAGATATCCGAACATCTAAGTACAAACGCTTCCTGAAGGATGCCAAGAATCCTTGGCACTGAACTCGAGCCTTCAGCCAAAATAGCTGGCTGACGAAGCAGATACGTCACATTGGTTAACGTGTTTAACGCATATATAAAAGAGCGAACACGCCTAAACCGCCAGTATCAGTGCGACCACAACAGAGAAAGCATCAATAAGTGTTAGTTGCGAACAGTACATTCCAAGTTACAAATACTTTGACCACTTTCTTAACCATTCCATAAAATAGGAATATATTATAAAAAGGTAAATAACACATAAGtaaaagttcattaaaaaaaaaaaatggctccagTTCATCAAATCAACTCTTACTCGATGACCTTATCTACATCATCGTCCTCAAAAACACCATCTTCGGAAACGGGACAAAACTGTGGATTCAGAAAAGGGTCAAGTGAACACTGGGACACATCCCTTCCTTTCGCTTCTAAACAAATATCATGTTTCGACGACGCCTTTTTCGAAAACGCCAGAAAACGTTTCCTTGACGAATTCAGAAGTTGCTTGGCCGATTGGGACGACGCAGAAGACATCGATGACACGTGGGTCCAGAGGGAAACCAGTCTCAGTAAACGACTCACACCTCAAACAGAATCTTCATCCTACACTAAAGTGAAAGATAACAAATTCGCTGCAGTTGTTAGAAAAAACGGAGATTGCGAGGTAAGAAAACTGAATGtttttgtcatatatctttaaataaaatgaataaaaagatgcTGAACCTAAGTGAATtccgataaggaaaaaaataatattttggaaatttcatcAAGTCATACACTTTGTAAATATGCAAATACCTTATTATTTCTGTCTTTACAGGTTATGATGAATATATGTGAGCTCAAGTTAAAAGATGTCAAAGTAAGAATTACTGGAGAGAAGTTTGTCGTGGTTGAAGGATCAAAGGATGAAGGGAACACAATAAGAAACTGTCGTCAATCTCCAAGAAACTTCCTTTATCAGTTCTCTTTGCCAGAAAATGTCTCTTGGGATGCTGTCTACGCCACCTTATCTTGTGATGGCATCCTCACTATTACAATGCCACCAAAAGTTAGTATAAGATTTATTTCATTCacggttaaaaatatttcattattttgtgtttttatagtatcataaaaatattcttttaaatactTATACTTTAAAATCTTCTACAGGTAAACACAGAAAAAACATCTGATATCTGTGGAATGGAAACTCATCGAGATAAAAGAACAAATATCATCGGCAACATTAATGATAACAATGGTCAGAAATGTAGGGTCATTGAGATACAAAATGCTCATTCATCACTAAGAACCACTGGAAACTCCTCAGACATTTCCTGCCAAACTTTATTGAAATCGGCAACAGGACAAGACCAATTAATGACTTCCAAAAAAGGAGATCTACAAATTCTAAAAAAATTGAAAGATTGTTCCATATTGGAGAAGAGCAGAGAAGAAGAATCTCTCGAAAAGAAGAAAGAATATCTTGAAAAGGACTGTTCCTTCATTACCAATTGCAACCAGTCAAAGGCTTATTTATCACAGAGTCCTTTAAAAGAATAGAGACAGGTGAAGGAAACCATCATTCCCATCAGGGTGGAAGTATGGAAGGACGACCATACAACAAACTCctcagaaagtaaaataaaaacatcaaatgtTAGTTCTGGTACTAAGAAGGTTTCCTTCCATGATGACGATTCTATTTATCTACAAAGATATACTAATGGTAATACTACACCAAGAAGAATGGGTGAATCCATTAGTAATTGCACTGAATCACAGCACAAGGTAAGTCAGTTTTTTATAACCAGTTCTCTCATGATCTAAATTATTTTCTGTTTCTGCATCTGAAAACAAATCTCTTAACAAATGTACAATATGCTTACAGTATTGAATCTTTCAGTTATTTCTAGGCAATGTACTTTTATTTCGCATGAGAttttatattttaatcttaatcCTACAGCTTCTGATTCTAAAATTGTACATCTTTTACAGACATTTACATCTGAAACCTCCAATAAAAAAGACATTGATCAACGTACAGACACACTGCAACATTGCACTCTTGGCCACAGGAACGACTTACAGGATCTAACCATCAAGACACAAGCAGAATGTTGTGATGCCAAATACAATGAACTGCTTCCAAATCTTAGCAGCATAACTAGATCTACTCACTtaaacactatacaatatacagaaaaggaaATGCAGTCAGAACAGGAAAGTTCAGCGCTAACTGGTAAACAGTGTTTTATACCTGAGAATGTATGTAAAGAAACAGAAGAAAAGACTAATTCTAATGCTAAAAACCTAACTACTGAAACTTCACACCAATCGCCAAAGATGGAAATCAAACATTTTCCTCTTGATGATACGGCACAGTCATCAAAGTCAGAGCCATCTGTTCAGCTGGAGGTCGTGCAAAAGGGTCGGTTTCTGGAGGAATCCACTTTCCTTTCCATGACACAATCGGTTACTTCTGCCCTTGAAGAAATTCTTTCCAAAAATAGTAAGCTTCCAGTACATGGCGACTTATTAACATGTTACAGAAGATACCAGGAGGATAATGCTAAGGAATGTAATGTTCTCACCTTAACTCAAGCTGAACAATCAAGTTTGAAGGTAAAATTAAGATTcgttttatatacatgtaaaactttctttaaacaatgaaatattttatatattgcaatGCATTAACATAAAGTATTTATTTAGCTAGACACGGTAAATATTTTACTGTTAAATCGTTTCTTTGCAGTTTATTGTTGACGTCTTCGGCTTAATGGAACAGAGCATAACGGTTTCCATAGTGAATGGAAAGGCAATACGCATTAATGGCCAACACTCccatatgaaagaaacacatcaAAATACAAAGGACTTTTCAAAAACGTTATTTCTTCAAGAGGGATCTTCAATTGAATCTGCCTCCGCTTCAATCTCTTCTGATGGATTTCTTATGATCACCATCAATAAAAAAGTAAGCTAATCATTGGGGAAAACATTCTAGTATCAGTTAATATTTAGTTTTTTGGTCAAATTAATCTACAAACTACACAGTATTTGATGCTTATTAATTCTTATGAAAGTTTTTGAAAGTAAACATTTTACCATTATATTAAACCATTTTTCAGAGCTGTCCAAAAAGCATAGCGAATGAACCTTGCAATGAAGATtcaaagtataaagaaaaaattagtgCAATCCGAAATGTTAACATTCTACCTCAAGAAAATCAAGAACAATCTTCCTTTGGTGTGATGTCTGCAGGTTCTGGGAACAGATGGACTTCGAAGGCTTCTCTTGATATTTCAGAGGTAAGAAGCAATGAAGAAATTATTAATGTGTGATTCAACCTTATAatggtttattttctttaatatagagTTAATCAACAACTTCACGTCTCAAATGAAATTGACATATCTATTAATATTCCCATACAGGATCAACATAAAGATGTAAAAAGAAAGACATCGGCACAAGCAGAAATGGTCCATACTGCAACCCTACCGGAAGGAGAGAGTGATGCATATTTATCATACTCAAAACATAAGCCTATTACAGTTTGGAAGGAAGAGTCCCAGGCAAAGAGAGATGAGGGGTCCAACGAAGCTGTCCTGGATAATAAATCAGAAGATGACACATATAAATGCTTCACCAATTCTAAAGATAATCAATCCTGTGTACAGAAGAACGAATCACAGGCTatcagagattttgtattcatagaAGCTGCTGTAAATGAAGAATCAGAGGCTTACAGAAATATTTGGTGCCCTAATTCTAAAGATAAGCTTGAATCTGTTTCAAATGAAGAATCAGTTGCCAACAGAGATGGTGGGTTCATCAAAGCTGCCATAGCCGAAGAATCAGAAACTAACACAGATACTGTGATCACTAATTCTAAAGACAAGCTAGAATCTGCCTGGAAGCATGAGTTGGAAGCTAAAGAGGGGCCATTCACATCTGTCCTAGAGAATGAATCAGCAGCCAACAGATATAAATGCTTCACCAATTCTAAATGTGATCACTCCTCTCTACAAAAGGAGGAACCAAAGGCTAACAGAGATGTTGTATTCATCGAAGCTACCATAAAGGAAGAATCTGAGGCTAACACAGGTATAGAGTTCATCAATTCTAAAGATAAGTTTGATTCTCTCTCAAAGGAAGAGTCAGAGGCCGACAGAGATGCTACATCCACCAAAGCTATCTTAGACACAGAATCAGAGGCTAACACAGATATTGTGTTCACCAATTCTAAAGACAAGGTACAATCTGTCTGGAAGGATGAATCAGAGGTTAGTACATATGAGGGGTCCATCAAACCTGTCCTAGAGAATGAATTAGAGACCAACAGACATAAATGCTTCATTAATTCTGAATATAATCAATTCTATGTCCAGAACAATGAATTACAAGATAACAGAGATGTCAAGTTTATCGAAACTGCCATAAAGGAAGAATCAGAGGCTAACACAGATATAAGGTTCACCAATTCTAAAGATAAGCTAAAATCTGTCTGGAAGGATGAATCAGAGGCTAACACGGATACAGGGTTCACCGATTTTGAATATAAGCACGAAACTGTCTCAAAGGAGGAATCAGAGAACAGCAGAGATGTTGGGTTTAACAAAGCTGTCATAGACGAAGAATCAGAGACCAGAGATGTTGGGTCCACCAAAGCTGACAGACGAAGAATCAGAGGCTAACACAGACATTGTGACCACCAATTCTAAAGACAAGTTAGAATCTGTCTGCAAGGAAGAATCAGAGGCCAACAGAGATGTTGGGTTCATCAAAGCTGTCATAGACGGAGAATCAAAGGCTAAAACAGACATTGTGATCACCAATTCTAAAGAAAAGTTAGAATCTGTCTGCAAGGAAGAATCAGAGGTCAACAGATCAGTGGAGTTCACCGAAGCTGCCCTAAAGGAAGAATCAGATGCTAGCACAGATCTAAGGTTAATCAATTCTAAAGATAAGTTCTATTCTGTCTGCACTGAAGAATCAGATGCTGGTATAGATATTGCATTCAACAACAATAAGAACTACTCTGTCCGGAAAGAAGAATTATTGGATTGTAAAATTTCATCAGTAAAAGAAAATTCGATCCAAATTCAAAAGGAAATTTCTACTAATGAGCAAATCAAACAGGGTTACCTCCATCCACAACCTCAAAACAATGATATTTCACCAAATGTAACAATAGAAGAAGTATCAGACGATTACGATACTAACATTTTAGAGATGTCATCGATTTTATTGAAGAAGCCGATAAATCAACAAGAGATGGAAACAACTTCTACTTTAACTGACCAAACCAATGAATTTCTTTCCAATAACAAATGCAAATCACTGGCAGTTGTTAAAAAGGGCTTTTTTGATGTTGATACTTTCTACAAAAATGCTCGCTTTCATTTCCATAAGAGGGAAAAAGATCCTATTCACAAAGAAAAT
The nucleotide sequence above comes from Palaemon carinicauda isolate YSFRI2023 chromosome 2, ASM3689809v2, whole genome shotgun sequence. Encoded proteins:
- the LOC137628255 gene encoding uncharacterized protein encodes the protein MAPVHQINSYSMTLSTSSSSKTPSSETGQNCGFRKGSSEHWDTSLPFASKQISCFDDAFFENARKRFLDEFRSCLADWDDAEDIDDTWVQRETSLSKRLTPQTESSSYTKVKDNKFAAVVRKNGDCEVMMNICELKLKDVKVRITGEKFVVVEGSKDEGNTIRNCRQSPRNFLYQFSLPENVSWDAVYATLSCDGILTITMPPKVNTEKTSDICGMETHRDKRTNIIGNINDNNGQKCRVIEIQNAHSSLRTTGNSSDISCQTLLKSATGQDQLMTSKKGDLQILKKLKDCSILEKSREEESLEKKKEYLEKDCSFITNCNQSKAYLSQSPLKE
- the LOC137628266 gene encoding LOW QUALITY PROTEIN: serine-rich adhesin for platelets-like (The sequence of the model RefSeq protein was modified relative to this genomic sequence to represent the inferred CDS: deleted 1 base in 1 codon), with amino-acid sequence MGESISNCTESQHKTFTSETSNKKDIDQRTDTLQHCTLGHRNDLQDLTIKTQAECCDAKYNELLPNLSSITRSTHLNTIQYTEKEMQSEQESSALTGKQCFIPENVCKETEEKTNSNAKNLTTETSHQSPKMEIKHFPLDDTAQSSKSEPSVQLEVVQKGRFLEESTFLSMTQSVTSALEEILSKNSKLPVHGDLLTCYRRYQEDNAKECNVLTLTQAEQSSLKFIVDVFGLMEQSITVSIVNGKAIRINGQHSHMKETHQNTKDFSKTLFLQEGSSIESASASISSDGFLMITINKKSCPKSIANEPCNEDSKYKEKISAIRNVNILPQENQEQSSFGVMSAGSGNRWTSKASLDISEDQHKDVKRKTSAQAEMVHTATLPEGESDAYLSYSKHKPITVWKEESQAKRDEGSNEAVLDNKSEDDTYKCFTNSKDNQSCVQKNESQAIRDFVFIEAAVNEESEAYRNIWCPNSKDKLESVSNEESVANRDGGFIKAAIAEESETNTDTVITNSKDKLESAWKHELEAKEGPFTSVLENESAANRYKCFTNSKCDHSSLQKEEPKANRDVVFIEATIKEESEANTGIEFINSKDKFDSLSKEESEADRDATSTKAILDTESEANTDIVFTNSKDKVQSVWKDESEVSTYEGSIKPVLENELETNRHKCFINSEYNQFYVQNNELQDNRDVKFIETAIKEESEANTDIRFTNSKDKLKSVWKDESEANTDTGFTDFEYKHETVSKEESENSRDVGFNKAVIDEESETRDVGSTKADNEESEANTDIVTTNSKDKLESVCKEESEANRDVGFIKAVIDGESKAKTDIVITNSKEKLESVCKEESEVNRSVEFTEAALKEESDASTDLRLINSKDKFYSVCTEESDAGIDIAFNNNKNYSVRKEELLDCKISSVKENSIQIQKEISTNEQIKQGYLHPQPQNNDISPNVTIEEVSDDYDTNILEMSSILLKKPINQQEMETTSTLTDQTNEFLSNNKCKSLAVVKKGFFDVDTFYKNARFHFHKREKDPIHKENFTSVNGDVNDKTIICLLEDQDEVETDISFQDDYTYMIILDVSSYLQNVIEVEVLNDDKVLVKCSSMNNDGELDHQKDFSKTFDIPTGLEIGSGVCGVSRDGIFAVAFNKKVSLDAQQVKSSGDICITDNSEKDQESYNVEEKVKLTWEGVSNPINFTGRNLTLSNQDEKINISRGIQALTDQIVTTTNGLTREQKSLSRDHNKFMEVSCSSDDAHQHYEMVGGRGGKESVKLTSFNSRNYETHDHLDRSTDSDANENAKMMKQKKNGMSFLENDILLGICESQSKLKPVLPAVENGTMQIPCTDNCISIQVEEKLLFSEDAFFDRARPHFAWPIRELMSKGEHFSSKNEAHTDDENHCPMAECNEGRISTFAQDEQYYMIILDVGIYTKKTNIDIKVLEEKEVIIEWASLTSEQDQHLKIFSKRFDLPCGIDVESGFSGISSDGILIITFPKMNQPSGVERSLSQEEILNGSTLIQTLTRDTNLTQSEGFIITSKGGRNCRSVSDVARWEESSEATGASTLESCYANVRLLPFTKRGLFFHDSFFHEVHTLFQTAMNKVLMSCTNDHNCKNASDIETYHCLRDQNPNFENQAFHAQEDHHSYKVVLDVANLSEESIVVYVVDKKQLVIEGQVEKTDTSSSSLQSFKRAFSLPQTTDFIEATATLSSDGVLFVDFSKRIGVQRD